Proteins encoded within one genomic window of Bombus pyrosoma isolate SC7728 linkage group LG13, ASM1482585v1, whole genome shotgun sequence:
- the LOC122574476 gene encoding protein escargot-like, with product MLVEETPRSFVKKNNNYSHCPLKKRPVHVLPAEEVPEEIKERIIDVVMDDIPEPENLSTKPQDLSKTAERHQQQQEPEQRVSRSPSPVIKTSLSPPLITRPVSPTMHNHVHPVHHIHHHHYPTKAITPPVGIAPIHLVAKKARVEVIQHDNSSSTAVTATSAPLHFMASKAPLEPLNLNTPVEPLAHYATPAWIRAAPLYPPHYLPYPTAYHHYHHAGTELYPSYPIPAYPHSSPEHHPSISPPPHGALTCPTIQRPIARSYAHWASPDHCGLSPTSSLSSGSLRSPPPVTPEDLSSPGSDSGRSSAGSTSTSSTIANPKIEKTGVSSGGSTTSLSSSSSSSSSSSSTTSPRYQCPDCGKSYSTYSGLSKHQQFHCAAAEGQAKKSFSCKYCDKVYVSLGALKMHIRTHTLPCKCHLCGKAFSRPWLLQGHIRTHTGEKPFSCQHCKRAFADRSNLRAHLQTHSDVKKYSCTSCSKTFSRMSLLTKHQEGGCPGVAVPMGYGC from the exons ATGTTGGTCGAAGAAACACCGAGGAGCTTCGTCAAGAAGAACAACAATTACAGCCACTGTCCGCTGAAAAAGCGGCCAGTGCATGTCCTGCCAGCAGAAGAAGTTCCGGAAGAAATTAAAG AAAGGATCATTGACGTCGTGATGGACGATATCCCCGAGCCGGAGAACCTGAGCACAAAGCCGCAGGATCTGAGTAAAACGGCGGAGCGGCATCAGCAGCAACAGGAACCGGAGCAACGCGTCTCCAGGTCTCCTTCGCCGGTTATCAAAACGTCCTTGTCGCCTCCATTGATAACCAGGCCTGTCTCTCCAACGATGCACAATCACGTGCACCCTGTGCATCACATCCATCATCATCACTATCCAACGAAAGCGATCACGCCGCCGGTAGGCATCGCACCGATCCATCTCGTGGCGAAGAAGGCGCGAGTGGAAGTGATTCAGCACGATAATTCGTCATCGACGGCGGTGACAGCCACATCGGCGCCGTTGCATTTCATGGCGAGCAAGGCACCGTTGGAACCCTTAAACTTGAACACACCGGTCGAGCCATTGGCGCATTACGCGACTCCAGCTTGGATTCGAGCAGCTCCGCTCTATCCGCCACACTATTTGCCATATCCGACGGCTTATCATCATTACCACCACGCGGGAACAGAGTTGTATCCGTCCTATCCGATACCGGCGTACCCTCACTCGTCACCAGAGCATCATCCATCGATTTCTCCGCCACCGCATGGTGCACTAACCTGTCCAACAATTCAAAGACCGATCGCAAGGAGTTACGCTCATTGGGCCAGTCCTGACCACTGTGGCTTGTCACCGACGAGTTCCTTAAGCTCTGGATCGCTCAGGTCGCCTCCACCAGTTACACCCGAAGATTTATCTTCGCCTGGAAGCGACAGCGGAAGATCGTCCGCTGGAAGTACATCGACAAGCTCGACAATAGCGAATCCGAAAATCGAAAAAACCGGAGTGTCCAGTGGTGGTTCCACGACGTCCTTATCCTCGtcttcgtcctcgtcctcgtcctcctcGTCGACAACGTCACCCAGGTACCAATGTCCCGATTGTGGCAAATCCTATTCGACGTACTCCGGCCTGTCGAAGCATCAACAATTTCACTGCGCGGCGGCCGAGGGACAGGCGAAAAAATCCTTCTCGTGCAAATACTGCGACAAAGTGTACGTCAGCCTGGGCGCGTTGAAGATGCACATCAGGACGCACACGTTACCTTGCAAGTGCCATCTCTGCGGGAAGGCGTTCTCCAGGCCGTGGCTGCTTCAAGGGCACATCAGAACGCACACGGGAGAGAAGCCCTTCAGCTGTCAGCACTGCAAGCGAGCCTTTGCCGACAGGAGCAACCTCAGGGCGCATCTACAGACGCACAGTGACGTGAAGAAGTACTCGTGCACATCGTGCAGCAAAACCTTCAGCAGAATGTCGCTGTTGACGAAACACCAGGAGGGTGGCTGCCCCGGTGTCGCTGTTCCCATGGGTTATggttgttaa